AATACCTAACATCTTGGCAATTTGTGCTTGGGTTTTCTCTTTAAAGTACCTCAGTACAATAATTTGTTTTTCTCTAGGTTCCAAAGTATCCAATATTTGCATCAACGTTATTTTATCGATAAGTTCAGATTCGCTGGGATAGGCTTCGCTATCTACTCTATCAATAAGCATTATGGGAGAATTATCTCCTTCAGAAACATTATTATATAAATATTCAGGTGTATAAGTAGCCTCAAGCGCCATTGCGATTTCTTCAGGAGTTATATCAAGGCGTCCCGCTATTTCTGCCACTGAAGGTTCCCGCCCCAATTCTTTGAGCATAATTTCTTTCGTAATTTTTACCTTATTTGAAGTTTCTTTTAATGAACGGCTTACTTTTATAAGTCCGTCATCCCTTATAAACCGTTTAACTTCTCCAATAATCATTGGTACGGCATAAGTAGAGAATTTAACATTAAAAGAGCTGTCAAACTTATTTATGGCTTTCATTAAACCTATACACCCAATCTGGAAAAGATCTTCCGGTTCATAACCTCTGTTTTGAAACCTTTTCACAATACTCCACACAAGGCCAATATTCTTCTCAACCATTATTGACTGGGCTTCTTTGTCTCCGTTCTTTGCCTTTTCTATCAATTCAATAGTATTAATATCGGAAAA
This DNA window, taken from Bacillota bacterium, encodes the following:
- the sigF gene encoding RNA polymerase sporulation sigma factor SigF, whose amino-acid sequence is MMEMSSFSDINTIELIEKAKNGDKEAQSIMVEKNIGLVWSIVKRFQNRGYEPEDLFQIGCIGLMKAINKFDSSFNVKFSTYAVPMIIGEVKRFIRDDGLIKVSRSLKETSNKVKITKEIMLKELGREPSVAEIAGRLDITPEEIAMALEATYTPEYLYNNVSEGDNSPIMLIDRVDSEAYPSESELIDKITLMQILDTLEPREKQIIVLRYFKEKTQAQIAKMLGISQVQVSRLEKKILKELRKKIMSK